A genome region from Canis lupus dingo isolate Sandy chromosome 7, ASM325472v2, whole genome shotgun sequence includes the following:
- the TTC24 gene encoding tetratricopeptide repeat protein 24 isoform X1: MSFSNPEDVPQEPEPSTSKKKKKKQKWPQQEASIQALTRAGHGALLAGRNHEALTSFQRAFILASEAPQTQDTSVLRACAFNLGAAYVETGDPARGLKLLLRARPEEKAQGRGHGDQCFNVALAYQTLGKLPQALAWYHRALGHYHPLGDQGQAQAKMGACYRALGQPALAAHCLQEASQAYVQAGQPQDAALALGAAAACMLKSGQHGVGDVVQVLEESQRLAERSPEQGLLGQLYNDLGLSYSQLQLFSLAAEAFLRALPLCRGPGEEAMVLTNLGAAHSALGNYQEARDVHRKAADLHGSVGQRQEQGRSFGSLAFALSQLGNHRAARDNYLHALQAARDTGDTKGQWQACEGLGAAAARLGQHNQALWYYKEALARSQKEPDSVRDRLVAKLADAMRTHLAQAGPVPTYSLTSAPGRPQAPGGVAGPPAGVGRGRAEVWHRSWGRWEEEAYEESQEEREDQQPADVPVTSWAQRLECLGPRAHLPLGGQRPLRMEQPGTLVPNGPQANRSSSWSRETPSGNPQRRPTESGFCAII; the protein is encoded by the exons ATGTCTTTCTCCAACCCTGAAGATGTCCCCCAAGAGCCTGAACCCTCAACctccaagaagaaaaagaagaagcaaaagtgGCCACAGCAAGAGGCCAGCATCCAAGCCCTCACCAGGGCTGGCCATGGAGCCCTACTGGCTGGCCGGAACCATGAAGCCTTGACCAGCTTCCAGAGGGCCTTCATCCTGGCCTCTGAGGCCCCACAAACTCAGGACACCTCTGTTCTCCGGGCCTGTGCCTTCAACCTAGGGGCCGCCTATGTGGAGACAGGGGACCCAGCCAGAGGCCTCAAGCTGCTCCTGCGAGCCCGACCTGAAGAGAAGGCGCAGGGCAGGGGTCATGGGGACCAATGTTTCAACGTGGCTTTGGCCTACCAGACCCTGGGCAAGCTGCCCCAAGCTTTGGCCTGGTACCACAGGGCCCTGGGTCACTACCACCCATTAGGTGACCAGGGGCAGGCCCAAGCAAAAATGGGAGCCTGCTACCGGGCTCTGGGACAGCCTGCACTAGCAGCCCACTGTCTGCAGGAAGCAAGCCAGGCCTACGTccaagcagggcagccccaggatgCAGCCCTGGCATTGGGGGCTGCAGCAGCTTGTATGCTGAAGAGTGGGCAACACGGGGTGGGTGACGTAGTACAGGTGCTGGAGGAGAGCCAGAGGCTTGCTGAGAGGAGTCCTGAGCAGGGACTGCTGG GGCAGCTCTATAACGACCTGGGCCTGAGCTACTCCCAGCTCCAGCTGTTCTCGCTAGCAGCTGAGGCCTTCCTGCGGGCTCTGCCCCTGTGCCGGGGGCCAGGAGAGGAGGCCATGGTGCTGACAAACCTCGGAGCAGCCCACAGCGCCCTTGGCAACTATCAGGAAGCCCGGGATGTTCACCGGAAGGCAGCTGACCTGCATG GCTCCGTGGGGCAGCGGCAGGAGCAGGGCCGCAGCTTCGGCAGCCTGGCATTTGCACTGAGTCAGCTGGGGAACCACAGAGCAGCCAGAGACAACTACCTGCATGCCCTACAGGCTGCCCGGGATACTG GGGACACGAAGGGGCAGTGGCAGGCCTGTGAGGGGCTGGGGGCCGCAGCAGCCAGGCTGGGGCAGCACAACCAGGCCTTGTGGTACTATAAGGAAGCACTGGCCCGGAGTCAG AAGGAGCCAGACTCTGTGCGGGATCGGCTGGTGGCCAAGCTGGCAGATGCCATGAGAACCCACTTGGCCCAGGCGGGGCCTGTCCCGACCTACAGCCTG ACTTCGGCTCCAGGGAGACCCCAGGCTCCAGGTGGGGTGGCCGGGCCCCCagctggggtgggaaggggcagagcgGAAGTGTGGCACAG GTCTTGGGGTAGGTGGGAAGAAGAAGCGTACGAGGAgagccaggaggagagagaagaccaGCAGCCGGCGGATGTCCCTGTGACATCTTGGGCACAGAGACTGGAGT gtCTAGGACCCAGGGCCCATCTCCCACTTGGAGGCCAACGCCCCCTCCGAATGGAGCAGCCTGGCACTCTGGTGCCCAATGGCCCCCAAGCCAACAG gTCATCCAGCTGGTCCAGGGAGACCCCCAGTGGGAACCCTCAGAGGAGACCCACCGAGTCTGGCTTCTGTGCCATCATATGA
- the GPATCH4 gene encoding G patch domain-containing protein 4 isoform X2 — translation MSATPEIKSRGMKFAEEQLLKHGWTQGKGLGRNENGITQALRVTLKQDTHGVGHDPAKEFTDHWWDELFNRTAASLVVEAGQTATLTSGGEKPDKDLESHSDDDNQEPKPPKILTDEMLLQACEGRTAHRAARHGITMKAKLARLEAQEQAFLARLKSQDPGTPQLQSESKPLKKKKKKRKQKEEKAVTATTRSAEEECPEEAGQARSRKKKRRQQEAQEEAGIDEREGATVGNVDAEVAERSRPAEWESREQADEPCRKRKRKGSGVSDGGAGSQEATASTGTGQAERWWQPEEGDWNREEDEEGAAVGASKAAHKAHRDGKSRKIKKKSLQPQEKEEEVRNEGHEEGSRTREAVSIVHTSSSHRGERRWQERAGVSPDQTPRKKKQKKKT, via the exons ATGAGTGCCaccccagagatcaagagtcgtggGATGAAGTTTGCTGAGGAACAGCTGCTAAAGCATGGATGGACACAAG GCAAAGGCTTGGGCCGGAACGAGAACGGCATCACCCAGGCCCTAAGGGTGACACTGAAGCAGGACACTCATGGG GTGGGACATGACCCTGCCAAGGAGTTCACGGACCACTGGTGGGATGAGCTTTTCAACAGGACTGCAGCCAGCTTGGTTGTGGAGGCTGGGCAG ACAGCCACACTGACTTCAGGTGGGGAGAAGCCAGACAAGGACTTGGAGAGCCACAGTGATGACGACAACCAGGAGCCCAAGCCTCCAAAGAT CCTGACTGATGAGATGCTGCTCCAAGCCTGTGAGGGGCGCACAGCACACAG GGCTGCTCGTCATGGAATCACGATGAAGGCTAAGCTTGCTCGGTTGGAGGCCCAGGAACAGGCCTTCCTGGCTCGTCTTAaaagccaggaccctgggacccctCAACTGCAGTCTGAGAGTAAGCctctcaaaaagaagaaaaagaaaaggaagcagaaagaggagaaagcGGTCACAGCAACCACCAGAAGTGCAGAAGAGGAGTGCCCAGAAGAGGCTGGCCAGGccagaagcaggaagaagaaaagacgGCAACAAGAAGCCCAAGAAGAAGCTGGGATAGACGAGAGGGAGGGAGCAACCGTTGGTAATGTGGATGCAGAGGTGGCAGAAAGGAGCCGGCCTGCAGAGTGGGAGAGCAGAGAGCAAGCTGATGAGCCctgcaggaaaagaaagaggaagggctCGGGGGTCTCAGATGGAGGGGCAGGCAGCCAGGAGGCCACAGCCAGCACAGGGACAGGGCAGGCAGAGAGGTGGTGGCAGCCAGAGGAGGGAGACTGGAACAGAGAGGAAGACGAGGAAGGGGCTGCTGTGGGGGCCAGCAAAGCAGCACATAAAGCACACCGAGATGGGAAAAGCaggaaaatcaagaagaaaagcctgcagccccaggagaaagaggaggaagtcaGGAATGAAGGACATGAGGAGGGCAGCAGGACTAGGGAGGCAGTGAGCATAGTGCACACCAGCTCCAGCCACAGAGGTGAGAGGAGGTGGCAGGAAAGAGCTGGAGTCAGCCCTGACCAGAcaccaagaaagaagaaacagaaaaagaaaacctga
- the NAXE gene encoding NAD(P)H-hydrate epimerase isoform X1: MRRASFMSALRALLGLGLLAAGSRLRRVPGRAGACPAGSAWWEARRPHSGGGGEPAGMASPAVKYLSQEEAQAVDEELFNEYQFSVDQLMELAGLSCATAIAKAYPPTSMSRSPPAVLVICGPGNNGGDGLVCARHLKLFGYQPTIYYPKRPNKPLFTALVTQCQKMDIPFLGEMPPEPMLIDELYELVVDAIFGFSFKGDVREPFRTILSVLDGLTVPIASIDIPSGWDVEKGNSGGIQPDLLISLTAPKKSATQFTGRYHYLGGRFVPPALEKKYQLNLPPYPDTECVYRLQ; encoded by the exons ATGCGCCGGGCGAGCTTCATGTCCGCGCTGCGAGCGCTGCTCGGGCTCGGGCTTCTGGCAGCCGGCTCGCGCCTGAGGCGGGTCCCGGGCCGGGCCGGAGCCTGCCCTGCGGGGTCCGCGTGGTGGGAGGCGCGGCGACCACActcgggcggcggcggggagccGGCAGGCATGGCGAGCCCGGCGGTGAAGTACCTGAG CCAGGAGGAGGCCCAGGCGGTGGACGAGGAGCTGTTCAACGAGTACCAGTTCAGCGTGGACCAGCTGATGGAGCTGGCTGGGCTGAGCTGCGCCACAGCCATTGCTAAG gcctacCCCCCCACGTCCATGTCCCGGAGCCCCCCCGCGGTCCTGGTCATCTGCGGACCTGGAAATAACGGAGGAGACGGCCTGGTCTGCGCTCGGCACCTCAAGCTCTTT gGCTACCAGCCAACCATTTATTATCCTAAAAGGCCGAACAAGCCACTCTTCACCGCATTGGTGACCCAGTGTCAGAAAATGGACATCCCTTTCCTCGGTGAAATGCCCCCAGAG CCCATGCTGATTGATGAGCTGTATGAGCTGGTGGTGGATGCCATCTTTGGCTTCAGCTTCAAAGGTGATGTTCGAGAGCCGTTCCGCACCATCCTGAGTGTCCTGGATGGGCTCACTGTGCCCATTGCAAGCATCGACATTCCTTCAG GATGGGATGTGGAGAAGGGAAACTCTGGAGGGATCCAGCCAGACTTGCTCATCTCCCTGACAGCACCCAAAAAGTCTGCAACCCAATTCACTGGTCGCTACCACTATCTGGGAGGTCGTTTTGTACCACCTGCTCTAGAAAAGAAGTACCAGTTGAATTTGCCACCTTACCCTGACACTGAGTGTGTCTACCGTCTTCAGTGA
- the NAXE gene encoding NAD(P)H-hydrate epimerase isoform X2 yields MRRASFMSALRALLGLGLLAAGSRLRRVPGRAGACPAGSAWWEARRPHSGGGGEPAGMASPAVKYLSQEEAQAVDEELFNEYQFSVDQLMELAGLSCATAIAKGYQPTIYYPKRPNKPLFTALVTQCQKMDIPFLGEMPPEPMLIDELYELVVDAIFGFSFKGDVREPFRTILSVLDGLTVPIASIDIPSGWDVEKGNSGGIQPDLLISLTAPKKSATQFTGRYHYLGGRFVPPALEKKYQLNLPPYPDTECVYRLQ; encoded by the exons ATGCGCCGGGCGAGCTTCATGTCCGCGCTGCGAGCGCTGCTCGGGCTCGGGCTTCTGGCAGCCGGCTCGCGCCTGAGGCGGGTCCCGGGCCGGGCCGGAGCCTGCCCTGCGGGGTCCGCGTGGTGGGAGGCGCGGCGACCACActcgggcggcggcggggagccGGCAGGCATGGCGAGCCCGGCGGTGAAGTACCTGAG CCAGGAGGAGGCCCAGGCGGTGGACGAGGAGCTGTTCAACGAGTACCAGTTCAGCGTGGACCAGCTGATGGAGCTGGCTGGGCTGAGCTGCGCCACAGCCATTGCTAAG gGCTACCAGCCAACCATTTATTATCCTAAAAGGCCGAACAAGCCACTCTTCACCGCATTGGTGACCCAGTGTCAGAAAATGGACATCCCTTTCCTCGGTGAAATGCCCCCAGAG CCCATGCTGATTGATGAGCTGTATGAGCTGGTGGTGGATGCCATCTTTGGCTTCAGCTTCAAAGGTGATGTTCGAGAGCCGTTCCGCACCATCCTGAGTGTCCTGGATGGGCTCACTGTGCCCATTGCAAGCATCGACATTCCTTCAG GATGGGATGTGGAGAAGGGAAACTCTGGAGGGATCCAGCCAGACTTGCTCATCTCCCTGACAGCACCCAAAAAGTCTGCAACCCAATTCACTGGTCGCTACCACTATCTGGGAGGTCGTTTTGTACCACCTGCTCTAGAAAAGAAGTACCAGTTGAATTTGCCACCTTACCCTGACACTGAGTGTGTCTACCGTCTTCAGTGA
- the TTC24 gene encoding tetratricopeptide repeat protein 24 isoform X2: MEGDVPQEPEPSTSKKKKKKQKWPQQEASIQALTRAGHGALLAGRNHEALTSFQRAFILASEAPQTQDTSVLRACAFNLGAAYVETGDPARGLKLLLRARPEEKAQGRGHGDQCFNVALAYQTLGKLPQALAWYHRALGHYHPLGDQGQAQAKMGACYRALGQPALAAHCLQEASQAYVQAGQPQDAALALGAAAACMLKSGQHGVGDVVQVLEESQRLAERSPEQGLLGQLYNDLGLSYSQLQLFSLAAEAFLRALPLCRGPGEEAMVLTNLGAAHSALGNYQEARDVHRKAADLHGSVGQRQEQGRSFGSLAFALSQLGNHRAARDNYLHALQAARDTGDTKGQWQACEGLGAAAARLGQHNQALWYYKEALARSQKEPDSVRDRLVAKLADAMRTHLAQAGPVPTYSLTSAPGRPQAPGGVAGPPAGVGRGRAEVWHRSWGRWEEEAYEESQEEREDQQPADVPVTSWAQRLECLGPRAHLPLGGQRPLRMEQPGTLVPNGPQANRSSSWSRETPSGNPQRRPTESGFCAII, from the exons ATGGAGGGAG ATGTCCCCCAAGAGCCTGAACCCTCAACctccaagaagaaaaagaagaagcaaaagtgGCCACAGCAAGAGGCCAGCATCCAAGCCCTCACCAGGGCTGGCCATGGAGCCCTACTGGCTGGCCGGAACCATGAAGCCTTGACCAGCTTCCAGAGGGCCTTCATCCTGGCCTCTGAGGCCCCACAAACTCAGGACACCTCTGTTCTCCGGGCCTGTGCCTTCAACCTAGGGGCCGCCTATGTGGAGACAGGGGACCCAGCCAGAGGCCTCAAGCTGCTCCTGCGAGCCCGACCTGAAGAGAAGGCGCAGGGCAGGGGTCATGGGGACCAATGTTTCAACGTGGCTTTGGCCTACCAGACCCTGGGCAAGCTGCCCCAAGCTTTGGCCTGGTACCACAGGGCCCTGGGTCACTACCACCCATTAGGTGACCAGGGGCAGGCCCAAGCAAAAATGGGAGCCTGCTACCGGGCTCTGGGACAGCCTGCACTAGCAGCCCACTGTCTGCAGGAAGCAAGCCAGGCCTACGTccaagcagggcagccccaggatgCAGCCCTGGCATTGGGGGCTGCAGCAGCTTGTATGCTGAAGAGTGGGCAACACGGGGTGGGTGACGTAGTACAGGTGCTGGAGGAGAGCCAGAGGCTTGCTGAGAGGAGTCCTGAGCAGGGACTGCTGG GGCAGCTCTATAACGACCTGGGCCTGAGCTACTCCCAGCTCCAGCTGTTCTCGCTAGCAGCTGAGGCCTTCCTGCGGGCTCTGCCCCTGTGCCGGGGGCCAGGAGAGGAGGCCATGGTGCTGACAAACCTCGGAGCAGCCCACAGCGCCCTTGGCAACTATCAGGAAGCCCGGGATGTTCACCGGAAGGCAGCTGACCTGCATG GCTCCGTGGGGCAGCGGCAGGAGCAGGGCCGCAGCTTCGGCAGCCTGGCATTTGCACTGAGTCAGCTGGGGAACCACAGAGCAGCCAGAGACAACTACCTGCATGCCCTACAGGCTGCCCGGGATACTG GGGACACGAAGGGGCAGTGGCAGGCCTGTGAGGGGCTGGGGGCCGCAGCAGCCAGGCTGGGGCAGCACAACCAGGCCTTGTGGTACTATAAGGAAGCACTGGCCCGGAGTCAG AAGGAGCCAGACTCTGTGCGGGATCGGCTGGTGGCCAAGCTGGCAGATGCCATGAGAACCCACTTGGCCCAGGCGGGGCCTGTCCCGACCTACAGCCTG ACTTCGGCTCCAGGGAGACCCCAGGCTCCAGGTGGGGTGGCCGGGCCCCCagctggggtgggaaggggcagagcgGAAGTGTGGCACAG GTCTTGGGGTAGGTGGGAAGAAGAAGCGTACGAGGAgagccaggaggagagagaagaccaGCAGCCGGCGGATGTCCCTGTGACATCTTGGGCACAGAGACTGGAGT gtCTAGGACCCAGGGCCCATCTCCCACTTGGAGGCCAACGCCCCCTCCGAATGGAGCAGCCTGGCACTCTGGTGCCCAATGGCCCCCAAGCCAACAG gTCATCCAGCTGGTCCAGGGAGACCCCCAGTGGGAACCCTCAGAGGAGACCCACCGAGTCTGGCTTCTGTGCCATCATATGA
- the GPATCH4 gene encoding G patch domain-containing protein 4 isoform X1, producing the protein MSATPEIKSRGMKFAEEQLLKHGWTQGKGLGRNENGITQALRVTLKQDTHGVGHDPAKEFTDHWWDELFNRTAASLVVEAGQDGVRIKRLSKETGRHNHPKPNLLYQKFVKTATLTSGGEKPDKDLESHSDDDNQEPKPPKILTDEMLLQACEGRTAHRAARHGITMKAKLARLEAQEQAFLARLKSQDPGTPQLQSESKPLKKKKKKRKQKEEKAVTATTRSAEEECPEEAGQARSRKKKRRQQEAQEEAGIDEREGATVGNVDAEVAERSRPAEWESREQADEPCRKRKRKGSGVSDGGAGSQEATASTGTGQAERWWQPEEGDWNREEDEEGAAVGASKAAHKAHRDGKSRKIKKKSLQPQEKEEEVRNEGHEEGSRTREAVSIVHTSSSHRGERRWQERAGVSPDQTPRKKKQKKKT; encoded by the exons ATGAGTGCCaccccagagatcaagagtcgtggGATGAAGTTTGCTGAGGAACAGCTGCTAAAGCATGGATGGACACAAG GCAAAGGCTTGGGCCGGAACGAGAACGGCATCACCCAGGCCCTAAGGGTGACACTGAAGCAGGACACTCATGGG GTGGGACATGACCCTGCCAAGGAGTTCACGGACCACTGGTGGGATGAGCTTTTCAACAGGACTGCAGCCAGCTTGGTTGTGGAGGCTGGGCAG GATGGAGTACGGATAAAGCGTCTTTCAAAGGAAACAGGCCGTCATAATCATCCCAAGCCCAACTTGCTGTATCAGAAGTTTGTGAAG ACAGCCACACTGACTTCAGGTGGGGAGAAGCCAGACAAGGACTTGGAGAGCCACAGTGATGACGACAACCAGGAGCCCAAGCCTCCAAAGAT CCTGACTGATGAGATGCTGCTCCAAGCCTGTGAGGGGCGCACAGCACACAG GGCTGCTCGTCATGGAATCACGATGAAGGCTAAGCTTGCTCGGTTGGAGGCCCAGGAACAGGCCTTCCTGGCTCGTCTTAaaagccaggaccctgggacccctCAACTGCAGTCTGAGAGTAAGCctctcaaaaagaagaaaaagaaaaggaagcagaaagaggagaaagcGGTCACAGCAACCACCAGAAGTGCAGAAGAGGAGTGCCCAGAAGAGGCTGGCCAGGccagaagcaggaagaagaaaagacgGCAACAAGAAGCCCAAGAAGAAGCTGGGATAGACGAGAGGGAGGGAGCAACCGTTGGTAATGTGGATGCAGAGGTGGCAGAAAGGAGCCGGCCTGCAGAGTGGGAGAGCAGAGAGCAAGCTGATGAGCCctgcaggaaaagaaagaggaagggctCGGGGGTCTCAGATGGAGGGGCAGGCAGCCAGGAGGCCACAGCCAGCACAGGGACAGGGCAGGCAGAGAGGTGGTGGCAGCCAGAGGAGGGAGACTGGAACAGAGAGGAAGACGAGGAAGGGGCTGCTGTGGGGGCCAGCAAAGCAGCACATAAAGCACACCGAGATGGGAAAAGCaggaaaatcaagaagaaaagcctgcagccccaggagaaagaggaggaagtcaGGAATGAAGGACATGAGGAGGGCAGCAGGACTAGGGAGGCAGTGAGCATAGTGCACACCAGCTCCAGCCACAGAGGTGAGAGGAGGTGGCAGGAAAGAGCTGGAGTCAGCCCTGACCAGAcaccaagaaagaagaaacagaaaaagaaaacctga